A genomic stretch from Theobroma cacao cultivar B97-61/B2 chromosome 4, Criollo_cocoa_genome_V2, whole genome shotgun sequence includes:
- the LOC18602435 gene encoding protein SHORT-ROOT yields MKLSSAKVPKESKGASPIDGHNYSLHSKRRSGRTTLPVQAAEQWSVAVDMHNTNSIQPQNSHTSTSRSSDSGEPCATGNKWASRLLRECARAISDKDSTKIHHLLWMLNELASPYGDCDQKLASYFLQALFCKATESGQRCYRTLTSVAEKSHSFDSARKLILKFQEVSPWTTFGHVAANGAILEALDGEAKLHIIDISNTLCTQWPTLLEALATRNDETPHLKLTVVVTANIVRSVMKEIRQRMEKFARLMGVPFEFNVISGPNHLGELTKEALGVLEDEAVAVNCIGALRRVAVEERGAVIQMFQSLGPKVVTVVEEEADFSSTRYDFVTCFEECLRFYTLYFEMLEESFAPTSNEKLMLERECSRSIVRVLACDEGEDSTAGECERREKGSQWSDRLKEAFSPVGFSDDVVDDVKALLKRYRAGWALAQPHQDETGLYLTWKDEAVVWASAWKP; encoded by the coding sequence ATGAAATTGAGTTCTGCAAAGGTGCCTAAGGAGTCAAAGGGGGCCTCCCCAATTGATGGACATAATTACTCTCTTCACTCAAAAAGGAGGAGCGGGCGCACAACTCTTCCCGTCCAAGCAGCAGAGCAATGGTCAGTAGCGGTAGACATGCACAACACCAACAGTATTCAGCCCCAAAATAGCCACACATCAACCAGCCGTTCATCAGACTCCGGCGAGCCTTGTGCCACGGGTAACAAATGGGCCTCAAGGCTCCTAAGGGAATGCGCTAGAGCCATCTCCGACAAGGATTCTACCAAAATCCATCACCTTCTGTGGATGTTAAACGAGCTCGCTTCCCCTTATGGAGACTGTGACCAGAAACTAGCATCTTATTTCTTGCAGGCACTCTTTTGCAAGGCCACCGAATCGGGGCAACGATGCTACAGAACCCTAACTTCGGTAGCGGAAAAGAGCCACTCCTTTGATTCAGCTAGGAAGTTAATCCTTAAGTTCCAAGAGGTAAGTCCATGGACTACTTTTGGTCATGTAGCTGCGAATGGTGCAATTTTGGAGGCCTTAGATGGGGAGGCCAAACTTCACATCATCGATATAAGCAATACCCTTTGCACTCAATGGCCTACTTTGCTAGAAGCTTTGGCCACGAGAAACGATGAGACACCACACTTAAAGCTCACTGTCGTGGTTACAGCTAATATTGTAAGGTCGGTCATGAAGGAAATACGCCAGAGAATGGAGAAGTTTGCTAGGTTAATGGGTGTGCCTTTCGAGTTTAATGTAATAAGTGGGCCGAATCACTTGGGCGAACTCACAAAGGAGGCACTCGGTGTTCTTGAGGATGAAGCCGTCGCGGTGAATTGCATCGGGGCCTTGAGAAGAGTTGCAGTGGAGGAAAGAGGAGCCGTGATCCAGATGTTCCAATCCCTTGGGCCTAAAGTCGTGACGGTTGTCGAGGAAGAAGCAGATTTTTCAAGCACCCGATATGACTTTGTCACGTGCTTCGAAGAATGCCTAAGATTTTATACATTGTACTTCGAGATGCTTGAGGAGAGCTTTGCCCCAACCAGCAATGAGAAGCTGATGCTGGAGAGGGAGTGTTCAAGGAGCATAGTTAGGGTTTTGGCTTGTGACGAAGGGGAAGATAGTACTGCAGGAGAGTGTGAGAGAAGGGAGAAAGGGAGCCAATGGTCTGACAGGCTCAAGGAGGCTTTTTCACCGGTTGGATTCAGCGACGACGTCGTCGATGATGTCAAGGCATTGCTAAAAAGGTACAGAGCCGGATGGGCGCTTGCACAACCACACCAAGATGAAACAGGACTTTACTTAACATGGAAAGATGAAGCCGTAGTATGGGCATCAGCATGGAAACCCTAG
- the LOC18602440 gene encoding protein TRIGALACTOSYLDIACYLGLYCEROL 2, chloroplastic isoform X1 translates to MVGNTLVKISTCPSLLSSTLTTIPHSFLKTLPYLPPKPRTRLAKVRAMSANTENTPPTASSEQKNPLAVVLDVPQNIWRQTLRPLSDFGFGRKSIWEGGVGLFLVSGTVLLALSLAWLRGFQIRSKFRKYLAVFEFAQASGICTGTPVRIRGVTVGNVVRVNPSLKSIEAVVEVEDDKIFIPRNSLIEVNQSGLLMETLIDITPRDPIPSPSVGPLNPDCLKEGLIVCDRQKIKGEQGVSLDALVGIVTRLARQMEEIGIINTYSLAERVAAVIQDAKPLLTKIEAMAEDVQPLLSEFRDSGLLKEIENLTRSLTQASEDLRKVHSSIITPENTELIQKSIYTLIFTLKNIENISSDILGFTGDESTRKNLKSLIKSLSRLL, encoded by the exons ATGGTCGGAAATACATTAGTCAAGATTTCAACATGCCCCTCTTTGCTATCTTCCACTTTGACCACCATCCCACATTCTTTTCTGAAAACTTTGCCATATCTGCCACCAAAACCAAGAACAAGGTTGGCAAAAGTTAGAGCTATGTCTGCCAATACTGAGAATACCCCACCAACTGCTTCTTCAGAGCAAAAGAATCCACTTGCAGTTGTTTTAGATGTTCCTCAGAATATTTGGAGGCAAACATTGCGTCCACTTAGTGATTTTGGCTTTGGTCGTAAAAGCATTTGGGAAGGTGGGGTTGGGTTGTTTCTTGTGTCAGGTACAGTGCTTCTTGCACTTAGTCTTGCTTGGTTGAGGGGGTTTCAGATACGTTCTAAATTCCGGAAGTATCTGGCGGTGTTTGAATTTGCTCAAGCATCTGGTATTTGCACTGGAACACCTGTAAGGATTAGAGGAGTGACTGTAGGCAATGTTGTTCGTGTTAATCCCTCCTTGAAAAGTATAGAAGCAGTTGTTGAg GTCGAAGATGATAAGATTTTTATACCTCGAAATTCACTGATTGAGGTGAACCAATCTGGTCTTCTGATGGAAACTTTGATTGACATCACGCCACGGGATCCAATTCCATCACCTTCAGTGGGACCTCTCAACCCAGACTGTCTTAAGGAAGGCCTAATTGTATGTGATAGGCAAAAGATAAAGGGAGAACAAGGGGTAAGTTTGGATGCATTGGTGGGGATAGTCACCCGTCTTGCTCGTCAAATGGAGGAAATTGGTATTATCAACACCTATTCACTTGCTGAACGGGTTGCTGCTGTTATTCAGGATGCAAAGCCCCTGCTCACAAAG ATTGAAGCCATGGCCGAAGATGTTCAACCTTTGTTATCTGAGTTTCGTGATAGTGGTCTGCTTAAGGAGATTGAGAATTTGACCAGAAGTCTAACACAAGCATCTGAGGATTTGAG AAAGGTGCACTCATCCATTATAACCCCTGAGAACACCGAATTgattcaaaaatcaatttatactCTGATTTTTACTTTGAAGAATATCGAG AATATAAGTTCTGATATACTGGGATTCACGGGTGATGAGTCTACAAGAAAGAATCTGAAATCACTTATCAAGTCTCTCAGCAGGTTGTTGTGA
- the LOC18602438 gene encoding GDSL esterase/lipase 7, with translation MAKLGRPISVCVFIFFHLLQLFSFGVGDVLEVPPFNINQQSLLQYLSLGDIKIDLPALYVFGDSYVDDGNNNFLPHSAVANYLPFGIDFDGKPTGRATNGRIVVDFIATVGGFQYPPPILGMSEADKKTTRTGVNYASGSSGILSENGRSMHMNVLNFFQQVDLFENTTLKDLKSSFSSTESFTEYLSKSVFFIHTASNDLGLTYETSTSKNSPDKYAEVLVEELFQQLQRLYKLGVRKFLVNNVSPLGCQPFNINTKNHTTSCVEEVNERISIYNKLISNSLTKWQSTLSGSKFVLGDLYKIFQDVYVSPALYGFKDVNSSCCVDRNGARILPCAQNVAPCEDRKSRVFFDPFHPSESMHFLWARRLLKDSSVCSPINLIQLMQA, from the exons ATGGCTAAGCTTGGTCGCCCTATCTCTGTTTGTGTTTTCATCTTCTTTCATTTATTACAACTATTCTCGTTTGGTGTTGGAGATGTTCTTGAAGTACCACCATTCAACATTAACCAACAGTCTCTTTTGCAATATCTGTCCCTTGGGGATATCAAAATTGATTTGCCAGCTCTTTACGTATTTGGAGACTCCTACGTGGACGATGGGAACAACAATTTCTTGCCCCATTCTGCTGTAGCAAATTATCTACCATTTGGAATTGATTTTGATGGAAAACCTACTGGTCGTGCCACCAATGGTAGAATCGTAGTAGATTTCATTG CTACAGTGGGTGGTTTTCAATACCCACCACCAATTTTGGGTATGTCTGAGGCAGACAAGAAAACAACTCGGACTGGCGTGAACTATGCCTCTGGTTCCTCTGGGATTCTTTCTGAAAATGGACGCTCTATG CATATGAATGTGCTCAACTTCTTCCAACAAGTAGACTTGTTTGAGAACACAACCTTGAAGGATTTGAAGAGTTCATTTAGCAGCACAGAAAGTTTCACTGAATACCTCTCCAAGTCTGTTTTTTTCATCCATACTGCGAGCAATGACTTAGGGCTTACCTATGAAACTTCAACATCGAAAAACTCTCCAGATAAATATGCCGAAGTACTTGTTGAAGAGCTTTTTCAGCAATTGCAG AGATTATATAAGCTTGGTGTTCGCAAATTTTTGGTGAACAACGTGTCTCCGTTAGGGTGCCAACcatttaatataaatacaaaaaatcaCACAACATCATGTGTTGAAGAAGTGAATGAGCGTATATCTATATACAATAAGCTCATTTCCAATTCGTTAACAAAGTGGCAATCCACTCTTTCGGGATCAAAGTTCGTTCTTGGAGACctttacaaaatttttcaagatgTATATGTGTCGCCTGCATTATATG GATTTAAGGATGTAAACTCTTCTTGTTGCGTTGATAGGAACGGAGCTAGGATTCTTCCTTGCGCTCAAAATGTTGCACCATGCGAAGATAGAAAGAGTCGTGTATTCTTTGATCCATTCCACCCCAGTGAAAGCATGCATTTCCTATGGGCCAGGCGTCTGTTGAAGGATTCCTCTGTTTGCTCCCCCATCAATTTGATTCAGTTGATGCAAGCTTAA
- the LOC18602436 gene encoding GDSL esterase/lipase 7, with product MAKLGCPISVCVFVFFHLLQLFSYGVGDVLEVPTFNINQQSLLQYLYLGDIKIDLPALYVFGDSYVDNGNNNFLPHSAVANYLPFGIDFDGKPTGRATNGRTVVDFVATLAGFQYPPPILSMSEADRKTTRTGLNYASGSSEILSENGRFLKMNVLNFFQQVDLFENATLKDLKSSFSSKESFTKYLSKSVFFIHIASNDLGLTYETATPKYSPDKYAELLVEELSKQLQRLYKLGARKFLVNNVSPLGCQPFNINAKNHTTSCVEEVNERISIYNKLLSNSLTKLQSTLSGSKFIVGDLYKIFQDVYASPASYGFKDVNTSCCFDSNGTRIQACAPNAAPCEDRQGRVFFDPFHPSESMHFLWARRLLKDSSVCSPINLIQLMQA from the exons ATGGCTAAGCTTGGTTGCCCTATCTCTGTTTGTGTTTTCGTCTTCTTTCATTTATTGCAACTATTCTCATATGGTGTTGGAGATGTTCTTGAAGTACCAACGTTCAACATTAACCAACAGTCTCTTTTGCAATATCTGTACCTTGGGGATATCAAAATTGATTTGCCAGCTCTTTACGTATTTGGAGACTCCTACGTGGACAATGGGAACAAcaattttttgccccattcTGCTGTAGCAAATTATCTACCATTTGGAATTGATTTTGACGGAAAACCTACTGGTCGTGCCACCAATGGTAGAACCGTAGTAGATTTCGTTG CTACACTGGCTGGTTTTCAATACCCACCCCCAATTTTGAGTATGTCGGAGGCAGACAGAAAAACAACTCGAACTGGCTTGAACTATGCTTCTGGTTCTTCTGAGATTCTTTCGGAAAATGGACGTTTTTTG AAAATGAATGTGCTCAACTTCTTCCAACAAGTAGACTTGTTTGAGAACGCAACCTTGAAGGATTTGAAGAGTTCATTTAGTAGCAAAGAAAGTTTCACTAAATACCTCTCCAAGTCTGTTTTTTTTATCCATATTGCGAGCAATGACTTAGGGCTTACCTATGAAACTGCAACGCCGAAATACTCTCCAGATAAATATGCTGAATTGCTCGTTGAAGAGCTTTCTAAGCAGCTGCag AGATTGTATAAGCTTGGTGCACGTAAATTTTTGGTGAACAACGTGTCTCCATTAGGGTGCCAACCATTTAACATAAATGCAAAAAATCACACAACATCATGTGTTGAAGAAGTGAATGAGCGTATATCTATATACAACAAACTTCTTTCCAATTCACTAACAAAGTTACAATCCACTCTTTCGGGATCTAAGTTCATTGTTGGAGATCTttacaagatttttcaagaCGTCTATGCATCGCCTGCATCATACG GATTTAAAGATGTAAACACTTCTTGTTGCTTTGATAGTAACGGGACTAGGATTCAAGCTTGCGCTCCAAATGCTGCACCATGCGAAGATAGACAGGGTCGTGTATTCTTTGATCCATTCCACCCCAGTGAAAGCATGCATTTCCTATGGGCCAGGCGTCTGTTGAAGGATTCCTCTGTTTGCTCCCCCATCAATTTGATTCAGTTGATGCAAGCTTAA
- the LOC18602440 gene encoding protein TRIGALACTOSYLDIACYLGLYCEROL 2, chloroplastic isoform X2, producing MVGNTLVKISTCPSLLSSTLTTIPHSFLKTLPYLPPKPRTRLAKVRAMSANTENTPPTASSEQKNPLAVVLDVPQNIWRQTLRPLSDFGFGRKSIWEGGVGLFLVSGTVLLALSLAWLRGFQIRSKFRKYLAVFEFAQASGICTGTPVRIRGVTVGNVVRVNPSLKSIEAVVEVEDDKIFIPRNSLIEVNQSGLLMETLIDITPRDPIPSPSVGPLNPDCLKEGLIVCDRQKIKGEQGVSLDALVGIVTRLARQMEEIGIINTYSLAERVAAVIQDAKPLLTKIEAMAEDVQPLLSEFRDSGLLKEIENLTRSLTQASEDLRLQTSL from the exons ATGGTCGGAAATACATTAGTCAAGATTTCAACATGCCCCTCTTTGCTATCTTCCACTTTGACCACCATCCCACATTCTTTTCTGAAAACTTTGCCATATCTGCCACCAAAACCAAGAACAAGGTTGGCAAAAGTTAGAGCTATGTCTGCCAATACTGAGAATACCCCACCAACTGCTTCTTCAGAGCAAAAGAATCCACTTGCAGTTGTTTTAGATGTTCCTCAGAATATTTGGAGGCAAACATTGCGTCCACTTAGTGATTTTGGCTTTGGTCGTAAAAGCATTTGGGAAGGTGGGGTTGGGTTGTTTCTTGTGTCAGGTACAGTGCTTCTTGCACTTAGTCTTGCTTGGTTGAGGGGGTTTCAGATACGTTCTAAATTCCGGAAGTATCTGGCGGTGTTTGAATTTGCTCAAGCATCTGGTATTTGCACTGGAACACCTGTAAGGATTAGAGGAGTGACTGTAGGCAATGTTGTTCGTGTTAATCCCTCCTTGAAAAGTATAGAAGCAGTTGTTGAg GTCGAAGATGATAAGATTTTTATACCTCGAAATTCACTGATTGAGGTGAACCAATCTGGTCTTCTGATGGAAACTTTGATTGACATCACGCCACGGGATCCAATTCCATCACCTTCAGTGGGACCTCTCAACCCAGACTGTCTTAAGGAAGGCCTAATTGTATGTGATAGGCAAAAGATAAAGGGAGAACAAGGGGTAAGTTTGGATGCATTGGTGGGGATAGTCACCCGTCTTGCTCGTCAAATGGAGGAAATTGGTATTATCAACACCTATTCACTTGCTGAACGGGTTGCTGCTGTTATTCAGGATGCAAAGCCCCTGCTCACAAAG ATTGAAGCCATGGCCGAAGATGTTCAACCTTTGTTATCTGAGTTTCGTGATAGTGGTCTGCTTAAGGAGATTGAGAATTTGACCAGAAGTCTAACACAAGCATCTGAGGATTTGAG GCTTCAAACCTCCTTGTGA
- the LOC18602439 gene encoding 60S ribosomal protein L38 encodes MPKQIHEIKDFLLTARRKDARSVKIKKSKDVVKFKVRCSKYLYTLCVSDAEKADKLKQSLPPGLSVQDL; translated from the exons ATG CCTAAGCAAATTCATGAGATCAAGGACTTCCTTCTCACCGCCAGAAGGAAAGATGCACGCTCTGTAAAAATCAAGAAGAGCAAAGATGTTGTCAAGTTCAAGGTCCGCTGCTCCAAGTACTTGTACACACTTTGTGTCTCTGATGCTGAGAAGGCTGACAAGTTGAAGCAGTCTCTTCCTCCAG GTTTGAGCGTCCAAGACCTGTGA
- the LOC18602433 gene encoding uncharacterized protein LOC18602433, whose product MERLGECIEELLKFTLQSHINKSLNFELRLSPEFCSGLLNSDPADPNPGPPDILKGVPSYPLYKHLALALYQSIVSGSICNTQHNLGLMHDEISTKQKEEWNKLVSNKGLELINIMDNIEFELHVQEPFFSMLRDGLKTIEGRCAGGKYNNIEPGAMILFNKCLVLEVQDVHRYATFSKMLEAESLLQVLPGVKSTEEGLQIYRKFYTEEKESSNGVLAICVSNLVDQPSILLASILSELSYEGVQRLLALAHTPGTISGALPPPKSTLLSSFMLPYNPDVRGSTLTHGARALSKHADRSSSKYWGNLNGSDSNKNNLAMGVITHLITNCCWLNVYIVQLHGAVFEIRVGEGYGARWSKDGTKFVGFLEPYMDDGHLKGWKH is encoded by the exons atggagAGATTAGGGGAATGTATAGAAGAGTTATTGAAGTTCACACTCCAATCTCACATTAACAAATCCCTCAATTTCGAACTGCGTCTCTCCCCTGAATTCTGCTCCGGCCTCCTCAATTCCGACCCCGCCGATCCCAACCCGGGCCCCCCTG ATATTTTGAAAGGAGTTCCCTCATACCCTTTATACAAGCATCTCGCATTAGCTTTGTACCAATCCATTGTTTCCGGCTCCATTTGCAATACACAACACAATTTGGGGCTAATGCACGACGAAATTTCTACCAAACAGAAGGAAGAGTGGAATAAGTTGGTTTCAAATAAGGGACTTGAATTGATAAAT ATTATGGATAATATAGAATTTGAACTTCATGTTCAGGAGCCCTTCTTTTCAATGTTAAGAG ACGGCTTGAAGACCATTGAAGGAAGGTGTGCAGGTGGCAAATACAATAA taTTGAACCAGGTGCTATGATCCTCTTTAATAAATGTCTGGTGCTTGAAGTTCAG GATGTTCATCGTTATGCTACATTTTCTAAAATGTTAGAGGCTGAAAGTCTTTTGCAAGTCCTTCCGGGAGTTAAATCTACTGAAGAAG GCTTGCAAATATATAGGAAATTTTATACAGAGGAGAAGGAAAGTTCTAATGGCGTCCTTGCAATCTGTGTTTCTAATTTGGTGGATCAGCCCTCTATCTTGTTGGCCAGCATACTCTCT GAACTAAGTTATGAAGGTGTTCAAAGGCTTCTGGCTCTAGCACATACTCCAGGAACAATTTCTGGTGCACTCCCCCCACCAAAATCGACACTTCTCTCGTCATTCATGTTGCCATATAATCCAGAT GTCAGAGGCAGTACCTTGACTCATGGAGCTAGGGCCTTGTCAAAGCACGCTGATCGAAGTAGTAGTAAGTACTGGGGAAATTTAAATGGAAGTG attcaaataaaaataatcttgCAATGGGCGTCATTACTCATTTGATCACTAATTGTTGCTGGTTGAATGTGTATATTGTTCAATTGCATGGTGCTGTCTTTGAGATAAGAGTTGGTGAAGGCTATGGTGCACGATGGTCCAAAGATGGAACTAAG TTCGTTGGATTTCTAGAACCATACATGGATGATGGTCACTTGAAGGGATGGAAGCATTGA